Genomic DNA from uncultured Desulfuromusa sp.:
CTATAATAATCTTGCTGCTTTTTACGCTGCTCAGGGGAATTATGAACAGGCGCGAGATTTTTTAGAGCAAGCGCTGGCAACAGATGAGAAATATGCCACGATTTATCGAAATCTGGGGTCTGTCTACGCTGAGATGGCAAGAGGATCCTATGGCCGGGCATTGCAACTGGATCGCGTTAAAGAGAGCGTCTACTTGCCGGTATTTTCAAGTCAGGGGGTTGTGAAGTTACAACCTGATTCTGACATTGCCATCAAAAATTTAGTTCCTGCAATTGGAACAGAAGCAGAGACATCGACATTGTCGGAGGCCGGAGAACTCATTTCCGCAGCAGAAATGCCACCGGTGAATGAGCCGGAAGATCCTCCCGAAGTGAGATCAGTTGAAGAAGAGCAGCCTGCTGTTGCGGCAGTGGTTAAAGAGCCAGAGACTGAAGAACGGCCAATGGTTGAGGAAAAACAGGATGCGGTGATTGCCGGCGAAAAGAAGGATAGTGTTGTAAAAGATTTGCAGCCAGAGAGTGAAGCAAGCTTCCTGCAACGTTGGGCTCAAGCCTGGTCAAGTCAGGACGTTGAGGCTTATTTGAGTTTTTATGGCGACGAATTTACCCCTTCGGCAGGGCAAAGCCGTGCTGACTGGGAAGCTCTGAGGCGCAGCCGGTTGCTGGCTCCAAAGAGAATTCAGGTGACTCTGGAAGATTTCCAGGTGGTTCCTGATGAAAATAACCGGAAACAAGTTGAAGTTATTCAGAGCTATAAAAGCAATCTTCTCAGTGATCGATTCAAAAAAGTTTTTGATTTGCAGCTGACAGATAAAGGTTGGAAAATCGTCCGTGAACGTTCTATAGGGAGAGTTCGTTGATGCTGAAACGAATCACTATCTCTGTGTTGATTATGGGTCTCTTGGGGCTGACTGGAGTCAAGGTCGGAGCATTGTGGACACAACAACAGGCTGCTGGAAGTATAGCGACTCAACCCGCATTCCCGTCTTTTAATACCCCCGCCAATTTTTCAGACAGCAGAGAAGTCAGTTCTCAGACTGAGGTTCTGTTTGAGCGTCTAAACAACCGTTTAAAGCGTAATTCCGAAGATTATGAGGCAAGCTTGCTCAAGGGCCTGTTGTTATTCCAGGTTGGCGGGCTGGATGAGGCTATTACCGAACTTAAAATTTTAACTGAACGTGCTCCCAAATTTCAATTGGCACATCTGGTTCTCGGCGATTTGTTGATGGCACGGTTTAATCAGGTCGATGCCTTTGGTACAAATGGATTGTTGAAAAGCAACAATACTGATCAGGAAAAACGGATTCAACAGCTTCAAAATGAAGCCAGAGCCCGATTGAAAGGGTATCTCTTCCTGGCTGACGGTGTTGAGGTTCCTCGTGCTCTGCTTGCCTTGAGCGGTGATACTGAATATGCGTTGATTGTCGATAAAAGTAAAAATCGCCTTTATGTCTATCATAATTCCGGCCCTGGTTTGTCTCCGGAACTGGTGGATGACTTTTATGTTGTTCTCGGGAAAAAGACGGGTGAAAAATTTCGAGAAGGGGACTTGAAGACTCCAAGTGGGGTCTACTTTGTGACCAGTTATCTCCCCGATGAAAAATTGCCTCCGCTATATGGTAGTGGAGCTTTTCCCGTTAATTATCCGAACGAATATGATCACCGTTTACAGAAGACCGGCAAAGGGATCTGGTTGCATGGAACAGATAAATCCCTTTACAGCCGTCCTCCTCTGGATAGTGAAGGCTGTGTGGTTTTAACCAACGAAGAATTTACCCGTATCGGACAGTATGTTGAAATCGGCAGGACGCCGATTGTGATCAGCGAGTCGGTTGACTGGGTTTCAAGTGGAGAATGGCTGGATCAGAATATTGAGGTTCAAGCGGCTCTGGAAACATGGCGACAGAATTGGGAACGCTCTGATTTAAACTCTTATCTGAACATGTATGCAGATGATTTCTGGTCGAAAAAATATAATAAAGACACGTGGGGAGAATATAAAAAACGGGTATTTTCCGGGAAAAAATTCCAGAAAATCGATCTTTCAGACATCTCAATCTTAAGCTATCCGGGAGACAAAAAATCCCGACCAATGGTTGTTGCAAACTTTGTTCAACATTACCAATCCAATAATTTTAACGGTAACGCCCATAAACGGCTCTACATGGTGAAGGAACAGGGGCAATGGAAAGTTCTTTATGAGGGGAGGCAGTAGGTTTTTCAGTATTTAAGTCGCCGCAGTAGAATTCAACTTCCTGAGTAAATCGTTTAAATCCAGATGATAGTGCTCCGCGACCTGCCGGATCGATTCAAACAGCATCTGACAACAGATGCATTCTCCTGCCTGCACATCGTAAGATTTGAGTACCGCCTCAGTTGCAGGGTATTCACTGACAATATCCAGAAGAGTCATATCCGCGGTAATTTGTGTTTTTTTTTGATCGTTCATAGATTCCTGCTTTTCAGAGTTGTTGATTGAGAGGCAAGATCTGAATATTGGATTTGAAGGGGGAAGAAACAACGTCTATTTTCAGGATTGTTTGTCCCATATTCGGTTTTCTTGCAAAAAGCCTGTCAGTCTCCTGACAGGCTTTTTGCCGTGTCAGATGTTCAGATCAGAAGCTGCCGACAAAACCGGCTCGTATTCCGTCATCAATCGTCCAGGTCCCATGAGAACCATCGACGTCCAACTGAATGTTCTGATATCCCAGGAAGAGTTTGACCTTGGGGATGATGGCGTAGGTCAAGCGGACCTGGAAGTCCATCAGCTTATTGGAATCCCGTCCGGAAAAGACGTCCGGTGCATAGTACAGACCTGCTGATACCCCCAAACCTTGAAGCTGTGGAAGGGTGTAGTCCGTGCGCAGGCCGATACCCAGATTGATAAATTCAGCATTGTGATCAGTTTTCCCCAGATACAGTTTAGATCCGGCGCCAACACTTAGACCCGGCAGGTTTCCTGGCCTGCCGATAAAATCGAAGCCAATGCTCCCCATCTTGGTCTCTTCGTCACCATTATAAAGAAAACGGGCGTTACCGAACGAATTGCCATAGTTGTCGTTACTCAATGCCTGTTCAAAGCCAATCTGGAAGGAATCATCATTTAAGCCAATGTCAACGGAACCGGCGATAGCCGGTGTTGAGAAAAGAGTTATTAGAAGAGATAGAAGGACAGGTAAACGCATAATTTTCTCCTTGATCAATGAACGTGAATTTCTTCTGTCTGATAAATATGCCACAGCTTTTTGGGTTGAACAACAGCAATCGGGTTGTTTATCGTAAGAGTTTTGTATCCAGCCCCTGGAAAGGATAACTTGGCTGACAAGGAAAAAATGATTTGATGAACTGTACCGTTGCGAAACATTGACAAGCAGGCAAATCTGATCTACATAATATGACGCAATTCTCAGGGCGGGGTGAAAGTCCCCACCGGCGGTATCCTGGAAAAAAACCAGGGAGCCCGCGAGCGCTTTCTCCATTGGGGAGGAAGGTCAGCAGATCTGGTGAGATGCCAGAGCCGACGGTTATAGTCCGGATGAAAGAGGATCAAGTCACGTGTTGCAGCTACAGATTTTTATGCCTCCTTTCTGTACGGAGCTCTGCAATAAATCCCTATCGCCCTGATTCTGGTCCATTCCACATAAGGAGAAAAGCCATGAATCAGTCTATCTTGACGCAATTTGGAAATTCTACAGAACGGGTTGAAAACGCATTGCGCGCGCTCCGTAATGGCCGTGGGGTTCTCGTCTCTGACGATGAAAACCGGGAAAATGAAGGTGACATGATTTTTCCCGCAGAATCGTTAACAACCGCACAAATGGCAATGCTGATCCGCGAATGCAGTGGCATTGTCTGCCTCTGCCTTCCTGCGGAGAAAGTGCAGGAGCTACAGTTACCGATGATGGTTGAGGACAACAACAGTCAATTTCAGACGGCTTTTACTGTCTCGATTGAAGCGGCAAAAGGCGTGACCACCGGGGTCTCTGCTGCAGACCGAGTGACGACGGTCAAGGCTGCCATTGCTGATGATGCAAAACCTGCCGATCTGTGTCGACCGGGACATATTTTCCCGCTTCGAGCTTGTTCCGGTGGGGTTTTGGAAAGAGATGGTCATACCGAAGCAACTGTCGATCTGATGCGATTGGCTGGATTGAAACCTTACGGAGTCCTTTGTGAGCTGACCGCTGACGATGGGACAATGATGCGCTTGCCGGATGTGGTTACTTTTGCCGAAAAACATGTGATGCCGGTCCTGACGATTCAGGATTTAATCACCTACCGCATTGATGCGCAGAAAAAAGCGAGCTGATGCTTTGCCGGGCTGACAGGGTCTCCCCCCTGCAGCCCGGCACCTCTTATCAATTTAATGATGCTGTAAAACAGCTCAGGACCAGGTCTGATCTTATTTTTTCTAGATATCAGGTCAACTGTGGTTATCGTATCGCTTCCTGCCTTATCAATCTTAACCGACACTCTGTCTCCATATTTCCTCCCAAGAACAACAATTTTGCTGAACAGCATCCTGTTGACATGGCCATTAACCGGTCTGCCGAATATTGACAAAGGTCCCTTCTGTCATTCCATTCCTCCTTCTGAATTCCCATTCTCATCATCTTAAAATAAATAACTAACACGTTCTTAACCTCAAAATTAGAGAAGATGTCTGTATAAAACTTATTTTTTTGTTTGCCTGTGCAGGAGGTAAATATGGATTTCTAGATGGTTCAATTTCTTGGACCAGAGCTGCTTTGGTCGTTTGGAGCCATGATAAAAATGCCGGCAGCCTGGTCTGTAGATAAAGCAAGGCAGTGACACCTTTGAATGGTGATGTCTTCGGGCTCCTATTTGAAACATGTTTGTAAAGACTCTTTATGAAGAATTAACACGGACCTATTGACGCTGATGAGTAAAAATACCTGGAGGTAAAATGAATATGCGTTTTTTAAAGTTGAAAAGCTTTCTGTTGATTTTGTTTATGTTTGTTGGCCTGACAACACTGTCTGGCTGTGGTGACAGTAATGATGATTCACACAGTGCTGTTGATTTGAGAATTATTCACACCAATGATCATCACTCATACCTTGACAGTTCATCATACGATCTGAGTATCAACGAAGTTACGACACGTGTTGAAATGGGTGGATTTTCGAGACTGTCTACGGTGATTCAGGAAGAAAGGGATGAAAACAGTATTGTTGTGAACAGTGGCGAGCTGAACGGAACCCTTTATTTCTCACTCTTTAAAGGTGAGCCGGATTTCAAGATTTTCAACGAGCTTGAGCTTGATGGTTACACCCTTGGGAATCATGAATTTGATGAAGGTGACGCAAGGCTTGCCGAACTTATTGAGATGGCGAACTTTCCGATTCTTTCCTCGAACATGACACCTGAAGAGGCCAGCCCGCTTTATGCCGTCAAAGATGATATAAAGCCTTATGTGATTAAAGAGATTGACGGAGAGAAGATCGGGATCATCGGCATCCTTAAAGTTGAAAAGACTAAAAATTCTTCGCTTGTTTCCGATGATGTCACATTTACAGAAGAGATAACTGCAGCCAATCAAGCCGTTGCTGAACTTGAGGCTCAGGGGGTCAATAAGATCGTTCTTGTCAGCCATGTCGGTTATTACAATGATATCGTTTTTGCTGAGAATGTTCCCGGGTTGGATATTATTGTCGGTGGCGATACCCATTCCCTTATTGGTGATGAAAGTGAGCTTGAGGAGATCGGTCTTACAAGGGTGTATGCGGACGACCAGACCGGTCCATTTGCAGGGTATACGCATGAAGGTATTGCTGACCTGGACACTATCGGATCATACCCGACTCTTGTTTACGGACCTGAAGGAGAACCGGTCTACGTTGTTACGGCATGGAGCTATGCAAGGGCTGTTGGTCTCCTTGACGTAAGTTTCACGGCAGAAGGTGTTGTTGAAAGTATTAACGGGAACATTGTCATTCCTGTGAGCGATACCTTCCTGCAACAAGATGAAAGTAATACCTATGTTGAGGTTTCCGACACGGTTAAAGAAGAAGTCCTGCAAGCGATCGATGCGTCTCCAATCCTGAGAGTGGCAGATGTGAATCCGACCATAGAAAGCATCCTTGAACCCTATCGGGAAGAGATGGAAGCGACTCAGAACGAAGTTGTCGGAACAGTTGCCGAAACCATGAGCAATACAAGAATTCCGACGGCTTTTGCTGCTGGTGAAACCCCATCAGGAAGTTATGCGGGGCAGGTGGTTGCTGACGCATTTAAAAGAACGAACGTTGCTATTGACGTTGCCATTCAGAATGCCGGTGGTGTCAGAGCCAGTCTTCTCGAGGGTGATATCACTTTAGCTCAGTTGATTGAGGTTCTTCCTTTTTCCAATACTGTTGTTATGATTGATATGAAGGGGTCGGATATCGTCAAGGTTCTTAACGAAGGTGCTTACTATTCTCTGAACTCTGGTTCAACTGGGGCGTTTCCTTACTCTTCAGGTCTTCGCTATGATGTCAATCTCAGTGGCAGTGAGTTTGAAGTCATCACGAATGTTGAGATTCAGGACAGAGAGACAGGGCTATGGTCAGATATTGAGGCAGACACTGTCTATACTGTGGCAACCAACTCTTTCACAGCCCAGGGTAAGGACAATTACCTGACTTTCGCAGAAGTGAGAGATGCTGATCCAACTGTGTATGAAGATACTTATATCCTCTACTACGTCCCCCTGCTTGAGTATTTTGCAAGTTTGACAGATAACATTCTTCCTGCTCTGGATTTGAGCGAATATTGTCTTAAGTCAGTCACGGAATAAAAAGACTGCTTTCACAATCCCGAACCGGACACCCTTAGCGGTGTCCGGTGTTTTTGTGAGGATGTCAGAGAGTCAAGCTGTTGGCATTGTCAGCCTGCCGGTACAGAGCGCAGAAAATCAATGAAGACCTGATTGAACTGGTTGGGGTTTTCCAGATTGGCCATATGTCCGACTGCCGGTAGCATCGACAGCTTGGCAGTTGGAATCCGGGTCGCCAGATCGCGTGATTTTTCCGGCGGAATCGCCTGATCCTCTTCGGCTCCGATAACCAGGGTTGGAACCTGCAAGGTTGCCAATAGAGGCGTGGAATTCACCCGATCCCGAATGGCCTGTAATCCATGGATAAGTCCGGTTGCAGATGTTGCGGATATCCAGCTGCGCACCATGTCTACCATTTCCGGCCGGGTTTGTATGGTGCTGGGGGAGAAGAGAGCAGGAATAAACGCCTCGGCAACCACTTGTGGTCTCCCGGCTTCTATTTCAGTGATTAAATGGTTCCGTTTGTCCTGTCCGGATGCATCGTCGGCATCGCTGCGCGTGACTATAAAGCAGGCGGCGTTGACCCGTTGCGGGTAACGATTGAGAAGATTGAGTAAGACATATCCCCCCATCGACATACCGGCTACTGCGGCTTTTTCAATCTGCAGTTGATCGAGTAAGTGCACCAGATCGTCAGCCATGGCATCCATCGTTCCCGGCGATTCCCCGGCGGCACTCTCACCGAAACCGCGCAGATCAGGGGCAATGACCCTGAACCCGGCAGCACTCAAGGCTGCAATTTGTGGTTGCCACATTTGGCGGTTAAGAGGGTATCCATGAATGAACAGCACTGCCTGACCTGTCCCTGCTTCATCGTAGGCAAGGGACATGGCTTCTTTTTTGTTTTGCATATCTATTTCTCCTCGGATCGGTTTTTTACTCTGATATCAAGCGTAAGGGTTCGTTTGTGCAACTGTCAAGGTTCCGTGATTTCCCCCTGCTGACCGGTTGAGGCCAGTACGCTGCTCCAGAACCAACCCTTGGGATCAATTCTTTTGCGTTGTCGTGTTGCCAGCGCGATCGGCACGTGAGTAAACTGATTATTCCATGAACCCAGGACCATATTGGTGCGACCGCTCATACCGGCATGAACGGCGTTATGTCCGAGCATCAGGCAAAAAGCTGAATCGTGGGCGTTGGCGGGCTGGCTGCGGATGATGTAACTCGGGTCAATATATTTGAGGGTGATTTTTTTCTTCCGGGCAGCAAAGTGGCTTTTGATGGCATCACGCAGCCATTCGCCTATATCACCCAACTGCACATTTCCCGAGCTATCCCGTTTGCCGGTGGCGGCCATCAGCTCTTGGCCGGTTCCTTCCGCGACAACGATGACGGCGTGTCCGCGATGGGTCAATCGGTCTTCAAGTTTTTTCATGAGCACCTGTGGATCGAATGGCGCTTCCGGAGTCAGGCAGAAATTGACCTGGCCGCTGATCAGGGTCGCTTGTGCTGCAATAAATCCCGAATCCCGGCCCATCAGTTTGACGAGGCCTATGCCGTTGAAAGCGCCGCTGGCTTCAGAGTGAGCTGCGTTGATGGCGCTCTGCGCTTCTGCTACTGCGGTTTCAAAACCAAAAGTCTTGTTGACGAAACAGATGTCGTTATCAATGGTCTTGGGAATAGCGATGACACTCAGCGGTAAACCGCGCTTTTTGGCTTCTTCCGCAATGGTCCCGGCCCCTTTCAGAGTGCCGTCACCGCCGATGGTAAAGAGAATACCGATTTTGAGTTCCTGGAGATAATCAACCATTTCTGCTGCATCTTGCGGACCCCGAGACGAAGCAAGCACAGTGCCGCCCAGTTCGCCGATATTGTTGACAGCTTCCGGACTTAAAGGGATCGGCAGATGTCCATGGCGTTTCACTAGTCCCTCAAAGCCATAGCGAAAACCAAGAATCCGCCGTACGCCATAATGGTGATAAAGACTCATGACAACTGCGCGGATGACGTTATTGATCCCGGGACAGAGACCGCCACAACTGACGATACCACAGGAGAGTTTATGCCGGTCAAAGAAGATCTGTTTGCGGGGACCCGCGAGCTCCATGCTTGGCGGTTCCAGTCCTGCGGCAATAAAAGGGCGTAAATCTTGGGGGTGAGAATGGTAGAGCAAGCGCTTGCTTTCGTCGGTAAACTGTACTCCCAGCATCGGCGACGGAAAATGGCAGCTGCCAAGTTGTTCGATGTGAAAATCAAGATTCTGATCCAGCATAATAACTCCCCTTGCTTTACTGACTCTGCAACAAAACGACCCGCTCCGCGACCCACTGCCCCAATTTTTGGATGGCATTCTCGCGCGCAGGGGTCCACCTGTGAGCATAGTTTAACCTGAAACAATGCTGAAATTGCTTGTTGAGGGAAAACATTTCTCCGGGGGCGATTAATACATCATGTTCCCGGCTGTAATGGTACAACTCGGTTGCATCAACGCCCCTGGGTAATTCAATCCAGGCGACAATTCCACCTTGCGGACGGGAAATCTTGGTGATACCGGGAAAATATTCTGATACCAGATCGACAAGGCGCAGATAGCGGTGTCGATAAGCCTCTCTGGCGTGACGCAAATGCCGTTCGTAGATACCCTGGCTTAATATCTCTGCACTGACCAGCTGTGGCAGTATGGGAGTTGACAGCATATTGAGGAATTTACGATGCAATAATTCTTCGAAATAACGACCCGCCAGTATCCATCCGACCCTGAGTTGCGGATCAATCGTCTTGGAGAGTGACGAACACAATAAAACCAATCCCTGAGTATCAAAGGCCTTGATCGCACGAGTTCTTCTTTCTCCAAAATAAAGATCGCCATAGATATCATCTTCAATCAGCGGCACCTGGTATTGTTCCAGCAGGGAAACCAGTTCTCTTTTACGCTCGTCAGGAATACTGCAACCCAGAGGATTTGAAAAACTGGATACGGACAGCACCGCTTTCAATGGCCATTGTTCCATGGCCAGTCTAAGAGCTTCAAGACTCAGGCCGGTTTCATGATGAGCAGGAATTTCAACGGCTTTGAGACCATAGGCTTCTATCAACTGCAGGATACCGTAGTAACAGGGAGATTCCACGGCTACGACATCTCCAGGCTGAGTCAAAACCTGGAGGCATAATCCCATCGCATTTAAACAGCCGGCAGTGGTGACAATGCTGGCCGGCGACACAGCCACCCCCGCATCCACGGCATGATGAGCAATCTGTTGCCTCAATTCGTAAGGCCCTTCGGGATTGGTATGGCCGGTCCCCAGATGTTTTCGAGTCCTGGACAGCCGGGTATAGGTCCGCTCAACATGGCGGATGATGGGAAAATCGGTTGCCGGTGTTGCCCGACTGAAGCTGACAGCTTCTGGCTTGGTGACCTCCCGTTGGACATCCATCACTAACTGGGAGGTTGTGGCAATAACCGGTCGGGAATGAACATCCGAAGTGCTTGGCACTTGCAATGATTCACGGACTTGCCTGCGCACGTAATAACCAGATTTGGGACGAACCTCAACCCATCCTTGTTCTTCCAGCAGATTATAGGCAGCGACGACAGTTGAAATACTGACATTTTCCCGTTTCGACAACTGTCTGACTGAGGGCATACGTTCACCGACAGTTATGGCTCCACTGCGTATCTGGGCTGTCATTTTGCAAGCAAGCTGAGAGTAGAGATTGTTTTCCATCGGAACCACCAGTACAGTTTTACTGAGAATCAG
This window encodes:
- a CDS encoding L,D-transpeptidase family protein, whose translation is MLKRITISVLIMGLLGLTGVKVGALWTQQQAAGSIATQPAFPSFNTPANFSDSREVSSQTEVLFERLNNRLKRNSEDYEASLLKGLLLFQVGGLDEAITELKILTERAPKFQLAHLVLGDLLMARFNQVDAFGTNGLLKSNNTDQEKRIQQLQNEARARLKGYLFLADGVEVPRALLALSGDTEYALIVDKSKNRLYVYHNSGPGLSPELVDDFYVVLGKKTGEKFREGDLKTPSGVYFVTSYLPDEKLPPLYGSGAFPVNYPNEYDHRLQKTGKGIWLHGTDKSLYSRPPLDSEGCVVLTNEEFTRIGQYVEIGRTPIVISESVDWVSSGEWLDQNIEVQAALETWRQNWERSDLNSYLNMYADDFWSKKYNKDTWGEYKKRVFSGKKFQKIDLSDISILSYPGDKKSRPMVVANFVQHYQSNNFNGNAHKRLYMVKEQGQWKVLYEGRQ
- a CDS encoding YfaZ family outer membrane protein; protein product: MRLPVLLSLLITLFSTPAIAGSVDIGLNDDSFQIGFEQALSNDNYGNSFGNARFLYNGDEETKMGSIGFDFIGRPGNLPGLSVGAGSKLYLGKTDHNAEFINLGIGLRTDYTLPQLQGLGVSAGLYYAPDVFSGRDSNKLMDFQVRLTYAIIPKVKLFLGYQNIQLDVDGSHGTWTIDDGIRAGFVGSF
- the ribB gene encoding 3,4-dihydroxy-2-butanone-4-phosphate synthase — protein: MNQSILTQFGNSTERVENALRALRNGRGVLVSDDENRENEGDMIFPAESLTTAQMAMLIRECSGIVCLCLPAEKVQELQLPMMVEDNNSQFQTAFTVSIEAAKGVTTGVSAADRVTTVKAAIADDAKPADLCRPGHIFPLRACSGGVLERDGHTEATVDLMRLAGLKPYGVLCELTADDGTMMRLPDVVTFAEKHVMPVLTIQDLITYRIDAQKKAS
- a CDS encoding 5'-nucleotidase C-terminal domain-containing protein, with protein sequence MNMRFLKLKSFLLILFMFVGLTTLSGCGDSNDDSHSAVDLRIIHTNDHHSYLDSSSYDLSINEVTTRVEMGGFSRLSTVIQEERDENSIVVNSGELNGTLYFSLFKGEPDFKIFNELELDGYTLGNHEFDEGDARLAELIEMANFPILSSNMTPEEASPLYAVKDDIKPYVIKEIDGEKIGIIGILKVEKTKNSSLVSDDVTFTEEITAANQAVAELEAQGVNKIVLVSHVGYYNDIVFAENVPGLDIIVGGDTHSLIGDESELEEIGLTRVYADDQTGPFAGYTHEGIADLDTIGSYPTLVYGPEGEPVYVVTAWSYARAVGLLDVSFTAEGVVESINGNIVIPVSDTFLQQDESNTYVEVSDTVKEEVLQAIDASPILRVADVNPTIESILEPYREEMEATQNEVVGTVAETMSNTRIPTAFAAGETPSGSYAGQVVADAFKRTNVAIDVAIQNAGGVRASLLEGDITLAQLIEVLPFSNTVVMIDMKGSDIVKVLNEGAYYSLNSGSTGAFPYSSGLRYDVNLSGSEFEVITNVEIQDRETGLWSDIEADTVYTVATNSFTAQGKDNYLTFAEVRDADPTVYEDTYILYYVPLLEYFASLTDNILPALDLSEYCLKSVTE
- a CDS encoding alpha/beta fold hydrolase, whose translation is MQNKKEAMSLAYDEAGTGQAVLFIHGYPLNRQMWQPQIAALSAAGFRVIAPDLRGFGESAAGESPGTMDAMADDLVHLLDQLQIEKAAVAGMSMGGYVLLNLLNRYPQRVNAACFIVTRSDADDASGQDKRNHLITEIEAGRPQVVAEAFIPALFSPSTIQTRPEMVDMVRSWISATSATGLIHGLQAIRDRVNSTPLLATLQVPTLVIGAEEDQAIPPEKSRDLATRIPTAKLSMLPAVGHMANLENPNQFNQVFIDFLRSVPAG
- a CDS encoding ATP-dependent 6-phosphofructokinase is translated as MLDQNLDFHIEQLGSCHFPSPMLGVQFTDESKRLLYHSHPQDLRPFIAAGLEPPSMELAGPRKQIFFDRHKLSCGIVSCGGLCPGINNVIRAVVMSLYHHYGVRRILGFRYGFEGLVKRHGHLPIPLSPEAVNNIGELGGTVLASSRGPQDAAEMVDYLQELKIGILFTIGGDGTLKGAGTIAEEAKKRGLPLSVIAIPKTIDNDICFVNKTFGFETAVAEAQSAINAAHSEASGAFNGIGLVKLMGRDSGFIAAQATLISGQVNFCLTPEAPFDPQVLMKKLEDRLTHRGHAVIVVAEGTGQELMAATGKRDSSGNVQLGDIGEWLRDAIKSHFAARKKKITLKYIDPSYIIRSQPANAHDSAFCLMLGHNAVHAGMSGRTNMVLGSWNNQFTHVPIALATRQRKRIDPKGWFWSSVLASTGQQGEITEP
- a CDS encoding PLP-dependent aminotransferase family protein, encoding MENNLYSQLACKMTAQIRSGAITVGERMPSVRQLSKRENVSISTVVAAYNLLEEQGWVEVRPKSGYYVRRQVRESLQVPSTSDVHSRPVIATTSQLVMDVQREVTKPEAVSFSRATPATDFPIIRHVERTYTRLSRTRKHLGTGHTNPEGPYELRQQIAHHAVDAGVAVSPASIVTTAGCLNAMGLCLQVLTQPGDVVAVESPCYYGILQLIEAYGLKAVEIPAHHETGLSLEALRLAMEQWPLKAVLSVSSFSNPLGCSIPDERKRELVSLLEQYQVPLIEDDIYGDLYFGERRTRAIKAFDTQGLVLLCSSLSKTIDPQLRVGWILAGRYFEELLHRKFLNMLSTPILPQLVSAEILSQGIYERHLRHAREAYRHRYLRLVDLVSEYFPGITKISRPQGGIVAWIELPRGVDATELYHYSREHDVLIAPGEMFSLNKQFQHCFRLNYAHRWTPARENAIQKLGQWVAERVVLLQSQ